One window of the Ureibacillus sp. FSL W7-1570 genome contains the following:
- the mreD gene encoding rod shape-determining protein MreD, translated as MWIRLMIPLTAIILFLLEPEFALFSPIEWNGELFYFVPRFLILYLIFLSIYYNPKRAVLYGLIFGLLYDVFYIDIIGLYTVLYPLVCYIASWSVKYIHQHLTITTILSVLLVALMEMVLYYFFLLIQFTNLPFMEFFMNRLIPSILANFLYLMMLGWAFKYLIDARVLQKIRELS; from the coding sequence ATGTGGATCCGTTTAATGATTCCATTGACAGCCATCATATTATTTTTATTGGAGCCCGAATTTGCATTGTTCTCACCGATTGAATGGAACGGGGAACTCTTTTATTTTGTGCCCCGTTTTCTTATCCTTTATTTGATTTTTCTTTCCATTTATTACAATCCAAAACGCGCGGTATTATATGGTTTGATTTTTGGACTCTTGTACGATGTGTTTTACATTGATATCATTGGTTTATACACTGTGTTGTACCCGCTCGTTTGTTATATTGCCAGTTGGTCTGTAAAATATATCCATCAACATTTGACGATTACAACCATTTTATCCGTATTATTGGTTGCTTTAATGGAAATGGTATTATATTATTTCTTCCTTTTAATTCAATTCACAAATTTGCCATTTATGGAATTTTTCATGAATCGATTAATCCCTTCAATTTTGGCTAATTTTCTTTACTTGATGATGCTTGGCTGGGCCTTTAAATATTTAATAGATGCGAGAGTGTTGCAAAAGATTCGTGAACTTTCTTAA
- the mreC gene encoding rod shape-determining protein MreC — protein sequence MPHFTNKKIIVLLVGTILLVALISFSLRDRQNATLPEQFIKDSVGLAQSIVAKPANYITGIFQNIQSLLNTYEENQRLKTRLEDFAVLQAEVNTLKSENEQLRELLNNEDSLRDYEPLRATVIARNPDQWEEKIIINKGSTHGVEKNMAVITTKGLIGKISLVTPFTSEVELLYTNNPNFRVSAVVQSEKNVAYGLIEGYDEERNELILKRIDSSLEINKGDKVVTSGLGGIFPKGILIGEITEVTTEDFGLTKMAYIKPAADFSMLEKVIVAKRSATVIDGSDGEGTNADLTNNTGIPGEGEEE from the coding sequence ATGCCACATTTTACAAATAAAAAAATCATTGTACTTTTGGTTGGTACAATTTTACTTGTGGCATTGATCAGTTTTTCATTACGCGATCGTCAAAATGCGACTCTCCCCGAACAATTCATCAAAGATTCAGTTGGCTTGGCACAAAGCATTGTCGCCAAGCCGGCTAACTACATAACTGGAATATTCCAAAATATCCAATCCCTTCTGAACACGTATGAAGAAAATCAGCGGTTAAAAACGAGATTGGAAGATTTTGCTGTCTTACAGGCAGAAGTGAATACACTGAAGTCGGAAAATGAACAATTGCGTGAGCTATTAAACAATGAAGATAGTTTAAGAGACTATGAGCCGCTTCGTGCGACTGTCATCGCAAGAAATCCTGATCAATGGGAAGAAAAAATCATCATCAACAAAGGATCTACCCATGGGGTTGAGAAAAATATGGCCGTTATTACGACAAAAGGATTAATTGGTAAAATCAGCCTAGTTACCCCATTTACATCAGAAGTGGAATTATTGTATACGAATAATCCAAATTTCCGGGTTTCAGCAGTGGTTCAAAGTGAAAAAAATGTCGCTTACGGATTGATAGAAGGATATGACGAAGAGCGTAATGAATTAATATTAAAACGGATTGATTCCAGTTTGGAAATTAATAAAGGCGATAAAGTGGTGACTTCCGGTTTGGGAGGCATCTTCCCGAAAGGCATTCTCATCGGGGAAATTACAGAAGTGACGACTGAAGATTTTGGTTTGACGAAAATGGCCTATATTAAACCGGCAGCTGATTTTTCAATGCTGGAGAAAGTAATCGTTGCCAAACGCAGTGCAACAGTGATCGATGGATCTGATGGTGAAGGAACAAATGCAGATTTGACAAATAATACGGGCATTCCGGGTGAGGGTGAAGAAGAATAA
- a CDS encoding rod shape-determining protein, which produces MFGLGNKDVGIDLGTANTLVFVKGKGIVLREPSVVAKNTKTGDIVAVGNDAKNMIGRTPGSIVAIRPMKDGVIADFDITTAMIQYYLKQALKNSGSNWKKPNVMICVPYGITSVEQRAVIDAARQAGAKEAFTIEEPFAAAIGADLPVWDPTGSMVVDIGGGTTEVAVISLGGIVTSESVRIAGDAMDQAIISYIRKTYNLTIGERTAEQIKMEIGTARVDDVDETMEIRGRDLLTGLPKTIEISASEISESLKEAIAAIIDGVKKTLEKTPPELSADVMERGIVLTGGGALLRNLDKVISDETKMPVFIAENPLDCVAIGTGKALEHIDLIRSQQIKK; this is translated from the coding sequence TTGTTTGGATTAGGTAATAAAGACGTAGGTATTGATCTCGGTACAGCAAATACATTAGTTTTTGTCAAAGGAAAAGGAATCGTATTACGTGAACCGTCCGTAGTCGCGAAAAATACAAAAACGGGGGATATTGTTGCAGTTGGTAATGATGCTAAAAATATGATCGGCCGTACACCAGGTTCCATTGTAGCCATACGGCCAATGAAAGACGGAGTTATTGCAGATTTCGACATTACCACTGCAATGATTCAATACTATTTAAAACAAGCGTTAAAAAATTCAGGATCGAATTGGAAAAAACCGAATGTCATGATTTGTGTCCCATATGGCATCACTTCTGTCGAGCAGCGTGCGGTGATTGATGCAGCCCGTCAAGCGGGTGCAAAAGAAGCCTTTACGATTGAAGAACCATTTGCGGCTGCCATTGGTGCAGATCTTCCGGTTTGGGATCCTACCGGTTCGATGGTTGTCGACATTGGTGGCGGAACAACCGAAGTCGCTGTTATTTCCTTGGGAGGCATTGTGACAAGCGAATCGGTCCGCATTGCCGGAGACGCGATGGATCAGGCAATCATCAGTTACATTCGCAAAACGTATAACTTAACGATCGGGGAAAGAACGGCAGAACAAATCAAAATGGAAATTGGTACTGCCCGTGTGGATGATGTGGATGAAACGATGGAAATCCGAGGCAGAGACCTTTTGACAGGCTTGCCAAAAACAATCGAAATTTCGGCAAGCGAAATTTCCGAATCGTTGAAAGAAGCGATTGCAGCCATTATTGATGGCGTGAAGAAAACGTTGGAAAAAACTCCACCTGAACTTTCAGCGGACGTAATGGAAAGAGGGATTGTCCTCACAGGCGGTGGGGCACTTTTAAGAAATCTTGATAAAGTGATCAGCGATGAAACGAAAATGCCGGTATTTATTGCGGAAAATCCATTGGACTGCGTGGCAATCGGTACTGGTAAAGCATTGGAGCATATTGATCTGATCCGATCTCAACAGATAAAAAAATAA
- a CDS encoding septum site-determining protein MinC, which yields MKKQLVHMKGTKDGLVLRLDDQCAYSDLVEELERKVSEGGIDGRVNVSLDLGYRYLLEPQKQELINIIEHPGKMVVSKVFSNVITVEENDAKNQGNQCDTYVGIVRSGQIIQAPGDIIVIGDVNPNGKIEAGGNIYVLGKLKGIAHAGIGGNRDAIIAASWFEPTHIYIADVIEVMTNEKPIVREHAEQLFAYINTKGIISYDRLQEVRKIRPLLNTKGGS from the coding sequence ATGAAAAAACAGCTTGTCCATATGAAAGGGACAAAAGACGGCTTAGTGCTTCGGCTTGATGATCAGTGCGCCTACAGCGACTTAGTTGAAGAACTCGAGCGAAAAGTGTCAGAAGGTGGAATCGATGGTAGAGTGAATGTCTCTCTCGATTTAGGCTATCGCTACCTTCTCGAACCGCAAAAGCAAGAATTGATCAATATTATTGAACACCCCGGAAAAATGGTCGTATCAAAAGTGTTTAGCAATGTCATTACAGTGGAAGAAAACGATGCAAAAAACCAAGGGAATCAATGCGATACATACGTAGGCATTGTACGCTCAGGGCAAATTATTCAGGCGCCAGGGGATATCATTGTCATCGGCGATGTGAATCCGAATGGCAAGATTGAAGCTGGCGGAAACATTTATGTGCTTGGGAAATTAAAAGGGATTGCTCACGCAGGAATTGGCGGAAACCGGGATGCGATTATCGCCGCTTCCTGGTTCGAGCCGACCCATATTTACATAGCGGATGTCATCGAAGTGATGACGAATGAAAAACCGATTGTAAGAGAACATGCGGAGCAATTATTTGCATATATAAATACAAAAGGAATTATTTCATATGACCGATTACAAGAAGTGCGAAAAATACGGCCATTACTAAACACAAAAGGAGGTAGCTAA
- the minD gene encoding septum site-determining protein MinD — protein MGEAIVITSGKGGVGKTTTTANLGTALALQGKKVCLVDTDIGLRNLDLVLGLDNRIIYDLVDVVEGRCKIHQALVKDKRVDDKLFLLPAAQTTDKNAVTPEQMKALIDELKREFEYVLIDCPAGIEQGYRNAVAGADSAIVVTTPEISAVRDADRIIGLLEQEEINPPKLIINRVRKDLINQGDCMDINEITTHLSIDLLGIIVDNEDVIASSNKGEPIVMDPNNKASLGYRNIARRILGESVPLMTLDEGQKGVFRRLISIFSK, from the coding sequence GTGGGGGAAGCGATTGTAATCACTTCAGGTAAAGGCGGAGTTGGAAAAACAACAACAACAGCTAACCTAGGTACAGCTTTGGCACTTCAAGGCAAAAAAGTGTGCTTGGTGGATACAGATATCGGTCTAAGAAATTTGGATCTCGTACTTGGCCTCGATAATCGAATCATCTATGATTTGGTGGATGTAGTGGAAGGGCGCTGTAAAATTCATCAAGCATTAGTGAAAGATAAACGCGTTGATGATAAGTTGTTTTTGTTGCCTGCTGCCCAAACGACGGATAAAAATGCAGTGACACCTGAACAGATGAAAGCATTGATTGACGAACTGAAACGGGAATTTGAATATGTTCTGATCGATTGTCCGGCAGGAATTGAACAAGGATACCGAAATGCCGTTGCCGGTGCAGATAGCGCCATTGTGGTCACTACACCTGAAATTTCTGCCGTGCGGGATGCCGACCGAATCATCGGTTTACTTGAACAAGAGGAAATCAATCCACCAAAGCTGATCATCAACCGGGTTCGAAAAGATTTGATCAATCAGGGCGATTGCATGGACATCAATGAAATTACCACCCATCTTTCTATTGATCTATTAGGTATTATTGTTGATAACGAGGATGTCATTGCCTCATCCAATAAAGGGGAACCGATTGTCATGGATCCGAATAATAAAGCTTCATTGGGCTATCGCAACATTGCGCGGAGAATATTGGGTGAATCGGTGCCATTAATGACGTTGGATGAAGGGCAAAAAGGTGTATTCAGAAGACTGATTTCGATTTTTTCAAAATAA
- a CDS encoding M23 family metallopeptidase: MAKKWKWIAALFLCICVLAGNHLQETGKIPVDVKRIVYSSEDLTFMRNMLREIFDKDSKDTIAVSSEPINQELLTFVQVKPYYKGYLFTYEESVPLVAIDHGLVVYTGYSKDTGKTISVYYEDDTTVTYGNVDSFSLLPYTSIERGSTIGKKEPGDLYIQVEKDGNILNLEETLLWMKEHMRP; encoded by the coding sequence ATGGCTAAAAAGTGGAAATGGATTGCAGCATTGTTCCTTTGTATCTGTGTGCTCGCCGGCAACCATCTCCAGGAGACCGGGAAGATTCCGGTTGATGTGAAAAGAATCGTGTACAGCTCTGAAGATTTGACCTTCATGCGCAACATGCTTCGGGAGATTTTTGATAAAGATTCAAAAGACACAATCGCTGTTTCTTCAGAGCCGATTAATCAGGAACTGCTGACCTTTGTACAAGTTAAGCCCTATTACAAAGGCTATCTGTTCACCTATGAGGAATCGGTGCCACTGGTTGCCATCGACCATGGACTCGTCGTCTACACGGGATATTCCAAAGATACGGGGAAAACGATTTCAGTCTATTATGAAGATGATACGACAGTGACTTATGGCAATGTGGATTCTTTCTCATTGCTGCCTTATACATCGATCGAACGAGGAAGTACGATCGGCAAGAAAGAACCGGGAGATTTGTACATTCAAGTGGAAAAGGATGGGAACATTTTAAACTTGGAAGAGACATTATTATGGATGAAAGAGCATATGCGGCCATGA